A genomic window from Sporosarcina sp. Marseille-Q4063 includes:
- a CDS encoding lysoplasmalogenase, with amino-acid sequence MTRPLLVPVIAVMGIIYIFFIPSEPVGFKIFMKLIPMALIILFAIGTRSFLPRTYKRIIIAGLFVSMIADGVIYWFLAGLITFFIAHLFYIFAFRQVLRGAIPKWAATLLLLYGAGMAFWIAGSQFRIGEHFLGIAILAYISIILLMGWTAIRTRLPLAIIGALFFMFSDSVLAIDRFVYEIPYRDAFVMITYYAAQVFIAASVGSRTVKYSVNQKNLIR; translated from the coding sequence ATGACTCGTCCACTGCTTGTTCCCGTGATTGCAGTAATGGGGATTATTTATATTTTTTTCATTCCTTCCGAACCGGTTGGTTTTAAAATTTTCATGAAATTAATTCCTATGGCACTCATCATTTTATTCGCGATTGGAACTAGATCCTTCCTTCCCCGTACGTATAAACGAATTATTATCGCAGGCCTTTTCGTCAGCATGATTGCGGATGGTGTTATTTACTGGTTCCTCGCGGGTCTTATTACATTTTTTATTGCTCACCTATTTTACATTTTTGCATTCCGCCAAGTTCTGCGCGGGGCCATACCTAAATGGGCAGCAACTCTTCTTCTTTTATATGGTGCTGGGATGGCTTTTTGGATAGCTGGTTCGCAATTTCGTATTGGCGAGCATTTTCTTGGTATCGCGATTCTAGCTTATATATCTATAATTCTTCTGATGGGATGGACGGCAATCCGAACTCGCCTTCCGTTGGCAATTATCGGTGCTTTATTTTTTATGTTTTCTGATTCGGTTCTCGCAATAGATCGGTTCGTCTATGAAATTCCATACCGTGATGCGTTTGTCATGATTACATACTATGCGGCGCAAGTTTTCATCGCGGCTAGCGTTGGAAGTCGCACCGTCAAATATTCCGTAAATCAAAAAAATCTGA
- a CDS encoding LysR substrate-binding domain-containing protein yields the protein MHLEELKTFIAVVDSRNFTKAGSVLNISQPTVSLHIKNLEDELNVALLVRSNKSFHITEAGRLLYERAKQLLQLASQTKEEIQWQQKEVSGILRIAASYTIGESILPDVLHRLFQKYPDLQFEVSIENTEDVEAAVRELRCDIGCIEGSIEAKELLIQPFMEDKLILVANHTHPLGKTAKLDVKDLQSAHWIMREKGSGTREYTNYILNSIGQIKPPRTIIGSNEGVKKLVLCGLGIAAVSIHTVRKEIDSGELVPLNFDIKLPKRTFSTLHSPLADDKRHIAVFLDELQGFY from the coding sequence ATGCATTTAGAAGAGTTGAAAACATTTATCGCTGTGGTTGATTCACGCAACTTTACAAAAGCCGGTAGCGTGCTAAACATTTCGCAACCCACTGTTAGTCTTCACATTAAGAATCTTGAAGATGAATTGAATGTAGCATTGCTTGTCCGGTCCAATAAAAGTTTTCATATTACAGAAGCCGGACGATTATTGTATGAACGCGCAAAGCAGTTGCTCCAACTGGCTTCACAAACGAAAGAAGAAATACAATGGCAACAAAAAGAAGTGAGTGGAATTTTGCGTATTGCCGCCAGCTATACAATTGGCGAGTCCATTTTACCAGATGTTTTGCATCGTCTATTCCAAAAGTATCCAGACCTTCAATTTGAGGTATCCATCGAAAATACCGAGGATGTTGAAGCCGCTGTGCGGGAATTGCGTTGCGATATTGGTTGCATTGAAGGAAGTATTGAAGCGAAAGAACTGTTGATACAACCATTTATGGAGGACAAGCTCATTCTAGTCGCAAACCATACTCACCCGCTCGGGAAAACAGCGAAACTTGATGTTAAAGATTTGCAGTCAGCGCACTGGATTATGCGGGAAAAAGGATCCGGGACAAGGGAGTACACCAATTACATTTTGAATTCAATCGGACAAATTAAACCCCCGCGTACAATTATTGGCTCCAATGAAGGCGTGAAAAAATTAGTGCTTTGCGGGCTCGGAATTGCCGCCGTTTCTATTCATACTGTGAGAAAAGAGATTGACTCCGGCGAACTTGTTCCATTAAATTTTGATATCAAATTGCCAAAGCGTACGTTTTCAACGCTGCATTCACCACTAGCTGATGATAAAAGACATATTGCTGTTTTTTTAGATGAATTACAAGGTTTTTACTGA
- a CDS encoding YeiH family protein, with protein MKKEIWKGIGLTFFIAIIAKLVSSLPYLSLIGPLVLAILIGILWNTFLPVQATWEKGITFSSKMLLRIGIILLGMRLNLSDIAEAGWPALLLAVCSVIVGIVAVYGVAKLIRTDYTVGFLTACGTGICGAAAIVAISSQMKAKPEETAVSVVVIAVLGTIFTVAYSVFYPVLGLSSEAYGMFAGGTLHEIAHVVAAGDVGGKSALDLALVVKLTRVMLLVFVASGVGIWMARKNRVENEKFNFKKLPIPWFIFGFLATSALYSTGIIPEVIASKLVTLAYVLMAMAMAGLGLNVKFDAFRQAGIKPFIAGLVGSLILVVTLYFYIQ; from the coding sequence ATGAAAAAAGAAATCTGGAAAGGAATTGGCTTAACATTTTTCATCGCGATCATTGCGAAGCTCGTCTCTTCATTACCATACTTATCGCTAATAGGTCCTCTAGTCTTAGCGATATTAATAGGAATTCTGTGGAATACATTTCTACCAGTGCAGGCGACTTGGGAGAAAGGAATAACTTTTTCATCGAAAATGTTATTGAGAATCGGAATAATTTTACTTGGAATGCGTCTAAATTTAAGTGATATTGCTGAAGCGGGTTGGCCGGCATTATTATTAGCTGTCTGTAGTGTCATCGTAGGGATAGTAGCCGTCTATGGCGTAGCAAAACTAATCCGCACCGACTACACAGTTGGTTTTTTAACTGCATGCGGAACAGGAATTTGCGGAGCTGCAGCAATAGTGGCAATTTCCTCTCAAATGAAAGCAAAGCCTGAAGAAACTGCTGTTAGTGTTGTGGTTATTGCTGTTTTGGGCACGATTTTCACGGTGGCCTATTCTGTTTTTTATCCAGTATTAGGACTTTCAAGTGAAGCATACGGAATGTTTGCAGGTGGGACTTTGCATGAGATCGCACATGTTGTCGCGGCGGGGGATGTTGGCGGGAAATCAGCATTAGATTTGGCACTTGTCGTGAAATTGACCCGTGTAATGCTTCTTGTATTCGTTGCTAGTGGCGTGGGAATTTGGATGGCTAGAAAAAATCGAGTTGAGAACGAAAAGTTTAACTTCAAAAAGCTGCCGATACCATGGTTTATTTTTGGTTTTCTAGCAACGAGCGCATTATATTCAACGGGCATAATCCCAGAAGTAATTGCTTCTAAGTTAGTCACACTTGCATACGTTTTGATGGCGATGGCAATGGCCGGCTTAGGGTTAAACGTTAAGTTCGATGCTTTCCGCCAAGCGGGAATAAAACCTTTCATTGCGGGGTTAGTTGGTTCGCTTATTCTAGTTGTAACATTATATTTTTATATTCAATAA